The Mycolicibacterium smegmatis genome has a window encoding:
- a CDS encoding sensor histidine kinase: MDDGHVTTRASNASKRGELRIYLGAAPGVGKTYAMLGEAHRRLDRGTDLVAAVVETHGRKNTAELLAGIEVIPPRYIEYRGGRFPELDVPAVLDRKPQVVLVDELAHTNTPGSKNAKRWQDVDELLNAGITVISTVNVQHLESLNDVVAAITGIEQQETVPDEVVRSADQIELVDITPEALRRRLSHGNVYAPERIDAALSNYFRRGNLTALRELALLWLADQVDAALAKYRADNKITALWETRERVVVAVTGGTESETLVRRAFRIASKSSAELMVVHVVHGDGLTGISAAQMGKVRELAVSLGATVHTVVGDDVPTALLDFARDINATQLVLGTSRRSRWARMFDEGIGATVVQQSQKIDVHMVTHEAAKRGFRWSSTSPRQRHAASWAAALMVPSLICAFSVAILDPFLDVGGKSALFFVGVLVVALLGGVAPAALSAVLSGLLLNYFLTSPRHTFTMSDPDSALTIVVLLAVAVAVAALVDGAAKRAREARHASREAELLALFAGSVLRGADLTALLERVRETYAQRAVSLLRETSDGATIVDCVGQDPCDRVAAADTAVEAGDEFWLLLSGRELPARDRRVLGAVANQAAGLVRQRELTEEAAKANAIAKADELSRSLLSAVSHDLRTPLAAAKAAASSLRSCDIDFSAEDTAELLATIEESVDALTALVGNLLDSSRLAAGVIHPELRPVYLEETVQRALLGIRRGPTGYGRSAVDRVKVEVGDSVALADGGLLERVLANLIDNALRYAPDGLIRVTAGRVANKVLIAVVDEGPGIPRGAEDALFAPFQRLGDTNTTTGVGLGLSVAKGFVEAMGGTISAGDTPGGGLTVEIELAVPA; encoded by the coding sequence ATGGATGATGGTCATGTGACTACGCGGGCGTCGAACGCCTCGAAGCGCGGCGAGCTGCGCATCTACCTGGGTGCCGCGCCCGGCGTGGGAAAGACGTACGCGATGCTCGGGGAGGCGCACCGCCGGCTCGACCGCGGGACCGACCTGGTGGCCGCTGTCGTCGAGACCCACGGACGCAAGAACACCGCAGAGCTCCTCGCCGGCATCGAGGTCATTCCGCCGCGGTACATCGAGTACCGCGGCGGCCGGTTCCCCGAGCTGGATGTGCCCGCGGTGCTGGACCGCAAACCGCAGGTGGTGCTGGTCGACGAACTCGCGCACACCAACACCCCCGGCAGCAAGAACGCGAAACGCTGGCAAGACGTCGACGAGTTGCTCAACGCCGGGATCACCGTGATCTCGACGGTGAACGTGCAGCACCTCGAAAGCCTCAACGACGTCGTCGCGGCGATCACCGGCATCGAACAGCAGGAGACGGTACCCGACGAGGTGGTGCGTTCGGCCGACCAGATCGAACTGGTCGACATCACTCCGGAGGCGTTGCGGCGCCGGCTGTCTCACGGCAACGTGTATGCACCCGAGCGGATCGACGCCGCGCTGTCGAACTACTTCCGGCGGGGAAACCTCACGGCGCTGCGGGAATTGGCACTGCTGTGGCTGGCCGATCAGGTCGACGCGGCGCTGGCCAAGTACCGGGCCGACAACAAGATCACCGCGTTGTGGGAAACCCGCGAACGTGTCGTCGTCGCGGTCACCGGCGGAACGGAGTCGGAAACGTTGGTGCGCCGCGCGTTCCGCATCGCGTCGAAGTCCAGCGCCGAACTCATGGTGGTCCATGTGGTTCATGGCGACGGACTCACGGGCATCTCGGCTGCCCAGATGGGCAAAGTGCGTGAACTCGCGGTGAGCCTCGGCGCCACGGTGCACACCGTCGTCGGTGATGACGTGCCCACTGCGCTGTTGGACTTCGCGCGTGACATCAACGCCACCCAGTTGGTGCTCGGCACATCCCGTCGGTCGCGGTGGGCGCGGATGTTCGACGAGGGCATCGGGGCGACCGTCGTGCAGCAGTCCCAAAAGATCGATGTCCACATGGTGACCCACGAAGCCGCCAAACGCGGATTCCGTTGGTCCTCGACCTCACCACGGCAGAGGCACGCGGCCTCGTGGGCCGCAGCGCTGATGGTGCCATCCCTGATCTGCGCGTTCTCGGTCGCGATTCTCGATCCGTTCCTTGACGTCGGCGGCAAGAGCGCACTGTTTTTCGTCGGAGTGCTGGTGGTCGCCCTACTCGGCGGTGTCGCTCCCGCGGCGTTGTCGGCCGTGTTGTCCGGACTGCTGCTCAACTACTTCCTGACCAGCCCACGACACACGTTCACCATGTCCGATCCGGACAGCGCGCTCACCATCGTCGTGCTGCTCGCGGTGGCAGTCGCCGTCGCGGCCCTCGTGGACGGTGCGGCCAAACGGGCCCGGGAGGCCCGCCACGCGTCGCGGGAGGCCGAACTGCTCGCACTGTTCGCCGGATCGGTGCTGCGCGGCGCCGATCTCACGGCACTGCTGGAGCGTGTCCGCGAAACCTACGCGCAACGTGCGGTGAGTCTGTTGCGTGAAACATCTGATGGCGCAACCATCGTCGACTGCGTCGGTCAGGATCCGTGTGACCGCGTCGCCGCCGCCGACACCGCAGTGGAGGCCGGAGACGAGTTTTGGCTGCTGCTCTCCGGCCGGGAGTTGCCCGCACGCGACAGGCGTGTGTTGGGCGCGGTCGCCAACCAGGCCGCAGGACTGGTCCGCCAACGCGAACTCACCGAAGAGGCCGCGAAGGCCAACGCGATCGCGAAAGCCGACGAGTTGAGCCGCTCACTGCTGTCGGCGGTGAGCCACGACCTGCGCACCCCACTGGCCGCCGCCAAGGCCGCCGCGTCGAGTCTGCGCAGCTGCGACATCGACTTCTCTGCCGAGGACACCGCCGAATTGCTCGCCACCATCGAGGAATCCGTCGATGCGCTCACGGCACTCGTCGGCAATCTGCTCGACTCCTCACGGTTGGCCGCCGGGGTGATCCACCCCGAGTTGAGGCCGGTGTATCTGGAGGAGACGGTGCAACGTGCACTGCTCGGAATCCGTCGCGGCCCCACCGGTTACGGCCGCTCCGCCGTGGACCGGGTAAAGGTCGAGGTGGGTGACTCGGTGGCACTGGCCGACGGCGGCCTGCTCGAGCGCGTGCTGGCCAACCTGATCGACAACGCCCTGCGGTACGCGCCCGACGGTTTGATCCGCGTGACGGCGGGACGCGTCGCGAACAAGGTGCTGATCGCCGTTGTCGACGAGGGCCCCGGAATTCCACGCGGCGCCGAGGACGCGTTGTTCGCACCCTTCCAACGGCTCGGCGACACGAATACCACCACTGGTGTGGGCCTGGGACTCTCGGTGGCCAAAGGGTTTGTCGAGGCCATGGGCGGCACCATCTCGGCGGGAGACACCCCGGGCGGCGGGTTGACCGTCGAGATCGAACTGGCGGTCCCGGCATGA
- a CDS encoding response regulator codes for MTAPIKTRVLVIDDEPQILRALRINLSVRGYEVRTAASGAEALHSAADHRPDVIVLDLGLPDMSGIEVLHGLRGWLSAPVIVLSARTDSSDKVEALDAGADDYVTKPFGMDEFLARLRAAARRAAVPETDQPVIETTSFTVDLAAKKVIKNGAEVHLTPTEWGMLEMLVRNRGKLVGREELLREVWGPAYATETHYLRVYLAQLRRKLEDDPSHPVHLLTEAGMGYRFEA; via the coding sequence ATGACCGCCCCGATCAAGACCCGCGTGTTGGTGATCGACGACGAACCGCAGATCTTGCGGGCCCTGCGCATCAACCTGTCGGTACGAGGCTACGAGGTGCGCACCGCGGCAAGCGGCGCCGAGGCGTTGCACAGCGCCGCCGACCACCGACCCGACGTCATCGTGCTCGATCTCGGGTTGCCCGACATGTCCGGGATCGAGGTGCTGCACGGTCTGCGGGGATGGTTGAGCGCCCCGGTGATCGTGCTCTCGGCGCGCACCGACTCCTCCGACAAGGTCGAGGCCCTCGATGCCGGGGCCGACGACTATGTCACCAAACCCTTTGGCATGGACGAGTTCCTGGCCCGCTTACGCGCGGCCGCGCGTCGCGCCGCGGTGCCCGAGACCGATCAACCGGTCATCGAGACCACATCGTTCACCGTTGATCTCGCCGCGAAGAAGGTGATCAAGAACGGCGCCGAGGTGCACCTGACGCCCACCGAGTGGGGCATGCTGGAAATGCTGGTGCGCAACCGCGGCAAGCTCGTCGGCCGCGAGGAACTGCTCCGCGAGGTGTGGGGCCCGGCCTACGCCACCGAGACCCACTATTTACGCGTCTACCTCGCGCAGCTTCGCCGTAAGCTCGAAGACGACCCCTCGCACCCGGTGCACCTGCTCACCGAGGCAGGCATGGGTTACCGCTTCGAGGCGTGA
- a CDS encoding RecQ family ATP-dependent DNA helicase, which translates to MRSLEDVAAEVFGWRSLRAEQLEAMSAILDGSDVLAVMPTGSGKSAIYQVPAVLLSGPVLVISPLIALQFDQIAQLERTDAPQAVAINSRQSAAKLNRAWDAVRGGQARYIFLGPEQLARDEVMDRLAEVQPAFVVVDEAHCVSAWGHDFRPTYLRVRDAIDRLGRPPVAALTATASGVVRREVIDILGLRKPVVIASGFDRPNIALEVFSHTDDAQKRQAVLDAVAEMAPPGLLYYATRKDVEFYAEELRRRGVSAAGYHAGLRARERAEVQRRFHDDEVDVVAATSAFGMGIDKPNVRFVVHASIPESVDTYYQQIGRAGRDDEPASAVLHYRAEDLSLGTFFATHNADAELLARVYSALDGGGPKRLKDLRAALGSGGRSVTSAVNLLERAGAVTSGRAGFSTTGLGPDEAVRKAVEMSEISERVDRTRVEMMRSYAETPDCRRQFLLAYFGDHLPRPCGNCDRCRDDSRPTSSGTPAIAPGTPVEHREWGPGVILDGDEDRLTALFDFYGYRVLSVDAINETSVLEISSAEQT; encoded by the coding sequence GTGAGGTCCCTGGAGGACGTCGCCGCGGAGGTCTTCGGGTGGCGGTCGTTACGCGCGGAGCAACTCGAGGCGATGTCGGCGATCCTCGACGGCAGCGACGTGTTGGCGGTGATGCCCACCGGTTCCGGCAAGTCGGCGATCTATCAGGTGCCCGCGGTGCTGCTGTCCGGCCCAGTGCTGGTGATCTCGCCGTTGATCGCGTTGCAGTTCGACCAGATCGCGCAACTGGAGCGCACCGACGCACCGCAGGCCGTGGCCATCAACTCCCGGCAGAGCGCCGCGAAGCTCAACCGGGCGTGGGACGCCGTGCGGGGCGGGCAGGCGCGGTACATCTTCCTCGGACCCGAGCAGTTGGCCAGGGACGAGGTGATGGACAGGCTCGCCGAGGTACAACCGGCATTCGTGGTGGTCGACGAGGCGCACTGCGTGTCGGCGTGGGGGCATGACTTCCGGCCCACCTATCTACGGGTGCGCGATGCGATCGACCGCCTCGGCAGGCCACCCGTGGCGGCGCTCACCGCAACGGCGTCGGGTGTGGTGCGGCGCGAGGTCATCGACATCCTCGGACTGCGGAAGCCCGTCGTCATCGCGAGCGGATTCGACCGGCCCAACATTGCGCTCGAAGTGTTCTCACACACCGACGACGCGCAGAAGCGTCAAGCCGTCCTCGACGCGGTCGCCGAGATGGCACCGCCGGGACTGCTGTACTACGCCACCCGCAAGGACGTCGAGTTCTACGCCGAGGAACTCCGCCGCCGTGGCGTGTCGGCGGCCGGGTATCACGCGGGGTTGCGAGCGCGCGAGCGCGCGGAGGTGCAACGCCGTTTCCACGACGACGAGGTTGACGTGGTGGCCGCGACCTCGGCGTTCGGCATGGGCATCGACAAGCCGAATGTCCGCTTCGTCGTGCATGCCTCGATCCCGGAGTCCGTAGACACCTACTACCAGCAGATCGGCCGCGCCGGCCGCGACGACGAACCCGCTTCGGCCGTGCTCCACTACCGTGCGGAGGATCTCTCGCTTGGCACCTTCTTCGCCACGCACAACGCCGACGCGGAGCTTTTGGCCCGGGTGTACTCGGCGCTGGACGGCGGTGGGCCCAAGCGACTGAAAGATCTTCGTGCGGCCCTGGGTTCAGGTGGGCGGAGCGTGACCTCGGCGGTGAACCTGTTGGAGCGCGCCGGCGCCGTCACCTCCGGGCGGGCGGGCTTCTCGACGACGGGTCTGGGCCCCGACGAGGCGGTGCGCAAGGCCGTCGAGATGTCCGAGATCTCCGAACGCGTCGACCGCACCCGCGTGGAGATGATGCGGTCCTATGCCGAGACCCCGGACTGCCGGCGGCAGTTCCTGCTGGCGTACTTCGGCGATCACCTGCCGCGGCCCTGCGGCAATTGCGATCGCTGCCGCGACGATTCGAGGCCGACGAGTTCGGGCACGCCCGCGATCGCACCGGGCACACCCGTCGAGCACCGTGAATGGGGACCCGGCGTGATCCTCGACGGCGACGAAGACCGGCTCACGGCCCTGTTCGACTTCTACGGCTACCGCGTGCTGTCCGTGGACGCGATCAACGAGACGTCGGTGCTGGAGATTTCCTCTGCCGAGCAGACGTAA
- a CDS encoding phytoene desaturase family protein, with translation MSRDSADAVVIGAGHNGLVAAAMLADAGWDVLVLEAQPEPGGAVKSAELVPGYTSDLFSAFYPLSVASPALRALNLEDHGLRWTHAPAVVGHPRSAADDDAPMIYRDIDRTAAELDRHHAGDGRRWCDLFEQWLKIKDGLISSLFTPFPPVSGLMQLLRKLGTAEALRLAQQLVMPAGIMAEHLFDGEAARLLLLGNAMHADVPIDGVGSAVMGYLLIMMAQDGGWPVPVGGAGQLTAALVNRARSAGARIECDRRVDGIDVRGGRAVGVRVSDGTTVRVRRAVIADTSAPRLYRDLLPEHAVPAAVRRSFDRFVWDTPVLKINYALDAPVPWRSKNLNDAGTVHVGADHDGLVRWMADLNTRTLPQQPFMLFGQMTTADPTRSPAGTESAWAYTHLPRGMADDASADRLSEIVDHVLEEHAPGFGDRVIGRVVQRPSDLEGADANLHTGAVNGGTSQLYQQLIFRPVPGFGTAETPVANVFLGSAGAHPGGGVHGVCGRNAAKAALANNGVLGWPRRKLSKAVLSLVTR, from the coding sequence ATGAGCCGCGACAGCGCAGATGCGGTGGTGATCGGCGCCGGCCACAACGGCCTGGTCGCGGCCGCGATGCTGGCCGACGCCGGCTGGGACGTGCTGGTTCTGGAGGCCCAACCCGAACCCGGCGGCGCGGTCAAGAGCGCCGAACTGGTGCCCGGTTACACGAGTGATCTGTTCAGCGCGTTCTACCCGTTGTCGGTCGCCTCGCCCGCGCTGCGGGCGTTGAACCTCGAAGACCACGGCCTGCGGTGGACACATGCACCCGCTGTGGTGGGCCATCCCCGGTCCGCGGCCGACGACGACGCGCCGATGATCTACCGCGACATCGACCGCACCGCGGCCGAGTTGGACCGTCATCACGCCGGAGACGGCCGGCGCTGGTGCGATCTGTTCGAACAGTGGCTGAAGATCAAGGACGGGCTGATCTCGTCGCTGTTCACCCCGTTCCCGCCGGTATCCGGCCTGATGCAATTGCTGCGCAAGCTCGGTACCGCCGAGGCCCTGCGGCTGGCGCAACAGCTCGTGATGCCCGCGGGCATCATGGCCGAGCATCTGTTCGACGGCGAGGCTGCCCGATTGTTGTTGCTGGGCAACGCGATGCACGCCGACGTACCGATCGACGGCGTGGGCAGCGCGGTCATGGGCTACCTGCTGATCATGATGGCGCAGGACGGTGGCTGGCCCGTGCCGGTCGGGGGTGCCGGCCAGTTGACCGCAGCGCTGGTGAACCGGGCCCGCTCGGCCGGTGCGCGCATCGAATGTGACCGGCGGGTCGACGGCATCGACGTGCGTGGCGGACGCGCTGTCGGTGTGCGGGTTTCCGACGGGACGACGGTGCGTGTGCGCCGCGCCGTCATCGCCGATACGTCGGCGCCGCGGCTGTACCGCGACCTGCTACCCGAACACGCCGTGCCCGCGGCGGTGCGACGCAGTTTCGACCGATTCGTGTGGGACACACCCGTGCTGAAGATCAACTATGCGCTCGACGCGCCCGTGCCGTGGCGTTCGAAAAACCTCAACGACGCCGGGACCGTGCACGTCGGCGCGGACCACGACGGGCTCGTGCGGTGGATGGCCGACCTCAACACCAGGACGCTGCCGCAACAACCGTTCATGCTGTTCGGGCAGATGACCACGGCTGATCCCACCCGCTCACCGGCCGGAACCGAAAGTGCCTGGGCCTACACACATCTACCGCGAGGCATGGCCGATGATGCGTCGGCCGACAGACTGTCCGAGATCGTCGACCATGTCCTCGAAGAGCATGCCCCCGGTTTCGGCGACCGCGTGATCGGCCGCGTGGTCCAGCGGCCGTCCGACCTTGAGGGCGCCGATGCGAACCTGCACACCGGTGCCGTCAACGGCGGTACCTCACAGCTGTATCAACAGTTGATCTTCCGGCCCGTACCCGGCTTCGGGACCGCCGAGACGCCCGTCGCCAACGTGTTCCTGGGCAGCGCAGGCGCACATCCCGGTGGTGGTGTGCACGGGGTGTGCGGCCGCAACGCGGCCAAGGCCGCGTTGGCCAACAACGGTGTGCTGGGCTGGCCCCGAAGGAAACTCAGCAAGGCCGTGTTGTCGTTGGTCACCAGGTGA
- a CDS encoding SRPBCC family protein, with protein sequence MEESSPAAVDSSLTVKRDTTATRQQVWDVIADGWTYSQWVVGNTRMRAVDPNWPAPGSTIHHTIGVWPVVVNDETVVESCTPGEELILHAKGRPFGKARIVMRLHDLPDGGCRVEMAEVPIGGPLDWVPRRLALLAAFPRNRECTARLVALAERRPEPE encoded by the coding sequence ATGGAGGAATCATCTCCGGCCGCGGTGGACAGCTCGCTGACCGTCAAACGGGACACGACAGCCACGCGTCAACAAGTCTGGGACGTCATCGCCGACGGCTGGACGTATTCGCAGTGGGTGGTGGGCAATACACGCATGCGTGCCGTCGACCCCAACTGGCCCGCACCGGGCTCCACCATCCACCACACCATCGGGGTGTGGCCGGTCGTGGTCAACGACGAGACGGTCGTCGAATCATGCACCCCCGGTGAGGAACTGATCCTGCATGCCAAGGGGCGTCCGTTCGGCAAGGCGCGAATCGTCATGCGGCTGCACGATCTTCCCGACGGCGGGTGCCGTGTCGAGATGGCCGAGGTGCCGATCGGCGGGCCGCTCGACTGGGTGCCGCGCCGCCTCGCGTTGCTTGCTGCGTTCCCGAGGAACCGGGAGTGCACGGCGCGACTCGTGGCGCTCGCCGAGCGCCGGCCCGAGCCGGAATGA
- a CDS encoding SDR family NAD(P)-dependent oxidoreductase, with protein MSETRPLAMVTGASSGIGFELAMLLADDGYDLIVAADDEAIYPAADKLGTECATVQAVQVDLRKPADVERLYRSSSGRVPDVVVLNAGSVRAGSFVEGDLDADLSIIDLNVRSTVHLAKRVLRDMTAKGSGKVLFTSSIVAAMPGSLQSIYNASKSFIQSLAEALQDELRDTDVTVTALMPGPTDTNLFARNRMENTVLARWIPKDDPAQVAKQGYDAMMNGRRRVVASSVSSKAFALINTVLPDMVKARINRFIASPARGN; from the coding sequence ATGTCTGAAACACGCCCGCTGGCCATGGTGACCGGTGCCTCGAGCGGCATCGGTTTCGAGCTGGCGATGCTGCTTGCCGACGACGGATACGACCTGATCGTGGCGGCCGACGACGAGGCCATCTACCCCGCGGCCGACAAGCTCGGCACCGAGTGCGCCACCGTCCAGGCCGTGCAGGTCGACCTCCGCAAACCCGCCGATGTCGAGCGACTGTACCGCTCGTCGTCCGGCCGGGTGCCCGACGTCGTGGTGCTCAACGCCGGCTCGGTGCGAGCCGGGTCGTTCGTCGAGGGCGACCTGGACGCCGATCTGTCGATCATCGACCTGAATGTCCGATCGACCGTGCACCTGGCAAAGCGCGTGCTGCGCGACATGACGGCCAAAGGCTCGGGCAAGGTGCTGTTCACATCGTCGATCGTGGCCGCCATGCCCGGCTCGCTGCAGTCGATCTACAACGCGTCGAAGTCGTTCATCCAGTCGCTCGCCGAGGCGCTGCAGGACGAGCTGCGCGACACCGACGTCACCGTCACTGCGCTCATGCCCGGGCCCACCGATACAAACCTGTTCGCGCGCAACCGCATGGAGAACACGGTGCTCGCGCGGTGGATCCCCAAGGACGATCCCGCGCAGGTCGCCAAGCAGGGCTACGACGCCATGATGAACGGCCGCCGCCGCGTGGTCGCCTCGTCGGTAAGCAGCAAGGCGTTCGCCTTGATCAACACGGTTTTGCCGGACATGGTGAAGGCAAGGATCAACCGTTTCATAGCCAGCCCCGCGCGGGGGAACTAG
- a CDS encoding propionyl-CoA synthetase, with the protein MSGYRALFESSITDPATFWADAAKAVTWTRDPQRILDDSNPPFYRWFPDAELNTCANALDRHVAERGDQAALIYDSPVTGTKRTYTYRELRDATAKVAGALRGLGVEKGDRVVIYMPMVPEAVMAMLACARLGATHSVVFGGFAAHELAARIDDAKPKVVVAASCGIEPTRIVEYKPMLDSALQIAEHTPQACVILQRDQKPCDLIEGRDVDWHELVATAEPADPVPVAATDPLYVLYTSGTTGKPKGIVRDNGGHAVALLWSMRNIYGIEPGDVFWTASDVGWVVGHSYIVYAPLMLGATTVLYEGKPVGTPDAGAFWRVISEHKVKALFTAPTAVRAIKKEDPEGARMRDYDLSSLKYLFQAGERLDPDTYHWAAWRLGKPVIDHWWQTETGWAIAANPAGLELMPVKPGSATVPMPGYDVQILRADGSVADPNEEGAICIKLPLPPGTLPTVWGDDQRYISSYLSAFEGYYLTGDGGYIDEDGYLFVMGRTDDVINVAGHRLSTGSIEAVLAEHPAVAECAVIGVADELKGQVPRGFVVLKSGASADKLGDELIQKVRESIGAVAVFKSVDVVSALPKTRSGKILRKTMRGIADGKDEPVPSTIEDPSVLDDLKSVLRRG; encoded by the coding sequence ATGTCCGGTTACCGTGCCTTGTTCGAGTCCAGCATCACCGACCCGGCCACGTTCTGGGCCGACGCCGCCAAGGCGGTGACGTGGACCCGCGACCCGCAGCGCATCCTCGACGACAGCAACCCGCCGTTCTACCGCTGGTTCCCCGACGCCGAATTGAACACGTGCGCCAACGCGCTCGACCGCCACGTCGCAGAACGCGGTGACCAGGCAGCTCTGATCTACGACTCGCCGGTCACGGGCACCAAGCGCACCTACACCTACCGCGAGCTGCGCGACGCCACAGCAAAGGTCGCCGGAGCGCTGCGCGGCCTCGGCGTCGAGAAGGGCGACCGCGTCGTCATCTACATGCCGATGGTGCCCGAGGCTGTCATGGCCATGCTGGCGTGCGCACGTCTGGGCGCCACGCACTCGGTCGTGTTCGGCGGGTTCGCCGCGCACGAACTGGCGGCGCGCATCGACGACGCCAAGCCCAAGGTCGTCGTCGCCGCCTCGTGCGGTATCGAACCGACGCGCATCGTCGAGTACAAGCCGATGCTGGACTCGGCGCTCCAGATCGCCGAGCACACCCCGCAGGCGTGCGTCATCCTGCAGCGCGATCAGAAACCCTGCGACCTGATCGAGGGGCGCGACGTCGACTGGCACGAACTGGTGGCCACGGCCGAACCGGCCGATCCGGTCCCGGTGGCCGCCACCGACCCGCTGTACGTGCTGTACACGTCCGGCACCACCGGCAAGCCCAAGGGCATCGTCCGCGACAACGGCGGACACGCGGTGGCGCTGCTGTGGTCGATGCGCAACATCTACGGCATCGAACCCGGCGACGTGTTCTGGACGGCGTCCGACGTGGGCTGGGTGGTCGGGCACTCCTACATCGTGTATGCGCCGCTGATGCTGGGCGCGACAACCGTTCTGTACGAAGGCAAACCGGTCGGCACACCCGACGCGGGCGCCTTCTGGCGCGTCATCTCCGAACACAAGGTGAAGGCGTTGTTCACCGCGCCGACCGCAGTGCGCGCGATCAAGAAGGAAGACCCCGAAGGCGCGCGCATGCGCGACTACGACCTGTCGAGCCTGAAGTATCTGTTCCAGGCCGGCGAGCGCCTCGATCCGGACACCTACCACTGGGCCGCCTGGAGACTCGGCAAGCCCGTCATCGACCACTGGTGGCAGACCGAGACAGGCTGGGCGATCGCGGCCAACCCGGCCGGCCTCGAACTCATGCCGGTCAAGCCCGGTTCGGCGACCGTGCCGATGCCCGGTTACGACGTGCAGATTCTGCGGGCCGACGGCTCCGTCGCCGATCCGAACGAAGAAGGCGCGATCTGCATCAAGCTGCCGCTGCCGCCGGGCACGCTGCCCACCGTGTGGGGCGACGACCAGCGCTACATCTCCTCGTACCTGTCGGCGTTCGAGGGCTATTACCTCACCGGTGACGGCGGCTACATCGACGAAGACGGCTACCTGTTCGTCATGGGCCGCACCGACGACGTCATCAACGTGGCCGGCCACCGCCTGTCGACAGGGTCGATCGAGGCCGTGCTCGCCGAGCATCCCGCGGTCGCCGAGTGTGCCGTGATCGGTGTGGCCGACGAACTCAAGGGGCAGGTGCCGCGAGGGTTCGTGGTGCTCAAATCCGGTGCGTCCGCCGACAAGCTGGGTGACGAGCTGATCCAGAAGGTACGCGAGAGCATCGGCGCCGTTGCCGTTTTCAAGTCCGTCGACGTGGTGTCGGCGCTGCCGAAGACCCGCTCGGGCAAGATCCTGCGCAAGACCATGCGCGGTATCGCCGACGGCAAGGACGAGCCCGTGCCCTCGACGATCGAGGACCCCTCGGTGCTCGACGACCTCAAGTCGGTGTTGCGCCGGGGCTGA